CGGCAGAACGCGCGGCTTCACTGGGACTCCGTGACGCGCAGGGCCTCTTCCACCGCGAAGGGCACGAACCCCGTCGCCTGCGCGATCTTCACCGACCCGACGTTGCGCTCCATCGTGGTGTATTGCACCAGCCACCCGTGCCGGGTGCCTTCAGCAGCGAGCGCACCGACCAGGGCGCGGCCCACACTGCGCCCGCGCGCCTCCGGGTGCGTCAGGACGCCGACATCCGCCACGTCGTCCTCGATGATCAGCGACGCGGCGCCAAGCAGGCGACCAGCTTCGAAATAGCCCAGCACCACGTCGTGCTCCATCGACACGTTGCCGAGGTCACGTTCCAGGTCGCTCACCGCCGCGTTCAAATCATCGAGGCTTGAGGCGTCCTCTTGTTGCAACCGCCGTATTCGGGGGTCGTCTTGAGCAGGGGAGCGCGTGTCGTCGTGGTAAAGGATGAAGTCGGCATTGCCGGGTGTGGTCGGTACGTCCCCGAGCGCGGCCTGAACGTCGCTGGCGGTGACCACCTG
This genomic window from Deinococcus ruber contains:
- a CDS encoding GNAT family N-acetyltransferase, with amino-acid sequence MTPEQLKRIHAFWAEAYGFDATALDHPGFSLVTLEGLASPPRLVVLRTDRAAVVFVPPFLASRLRASLAPFEGQVVTASDVQAALGDVPTTPGNADFILYHDDTRSPAQDDPRIRRLQQEDASSLDDLNAAVSDLERDLGNVSMEHDVVLGYFEAGRLLGAASLIIEDDVADVGVLTHPEARGRSVGRALVGALAAEGTRHGWLVQYTTMERNVGSVKIAQATGFVPFAVEEALRVTESQ